The Sporosarcina ureae genomic sequence GATGTCAAAATTGGCTATGGTGAAGAACCTGTATCAAAGAATATTAATCTGCGTATTTATAAAGGTGATCGCGTAGCATTTGTCGGACCGAACGGTGTCGGCAAATCCACGTTGCTTAAAACTATAGTAAAGCGTAACGAATTGATGGGCGGAGAAATTCGCTACGGCACCCATGTCCAATTTGGTTACTATGATCAAAATCAGGCAACACTTATTGGTTCCGGCACCGTCTTGCAGGAAATATGGGACGACTGGCCACTAATGAATGAGAAAGATGTCCGCTCACTACTCGGACGCTTCCTGTTCACAGGTGACGATATAGAAAAGCGCGTCTCTTCCCTGTCAGGTGGAGAAAAAGCGCGTCTTTCATTGGCACAATTAATGCTCGAGAAATCCAATACTTTGATATTGGACGAGCCAACGAATCATTTAGATCTCGATAGCAAAGAGATATTAGAAAATGCACTGGATGATTTCCCCGGAACGATTTTGTTTGTATCTCATGACCGATACTTTATCAATCGACTTGCAACCAAAGTTATCGAAATGAGTGACGATGGAGCAGTGGAATACCTGGGTGATTACGATTACTTCGTCGAGAAAAAAACTGAGACGGAAGAGATATTAGCGGCAACACAACTCGAACAACGAGCAAAACAACCTACCGTCAAGAAAGAAGTGACGAATAAAGAAAACCAACGCCATGAACGACGGCTTAAGAGATCCATTGCAGACTTAGAGAATAAACTCGAAGCCTTCGACGAAGAAATTGAATCTTTGCAAGCAAAACTACTAGAACCCGAACTAGCGAACGATCACATCGCACTAATGGATATCCAACGTCAAATCGATGAAATCCAGACTGCCCATGACGAACAATCCGAAGAGTGGTTGTTACTTCAAGATGAGTTAGAGAACTTGTAAAGACGTCTGGAACTTGAAATTGTCTAAAACGAAATGAGCATTGAGAACTGAATGGTTCTTGATGCTTTTTTTGTCTATAGAGTCTTGGTTATGAGCGGGTACGCGGTTTTATTGAGCGTATGCGGGAGAGGTATGAGCGGGTATGTTATCTCATAGGGCGGATGCCTAGAAACTATGAGCGTTTGCAGCATCACATAAAGCGCACATCACATTCTATAGGGCAATCAAGAAACTTTATGAACACTTGTATATAAACACCATGCTTCAACTATCTTTGCCGAACAACTAGACGACAAATTGCGACAAGAACCCCTCCGTTCCTCCTATCATTCGTCATTTTCATACTTTCATTAAAAAATGGTAGCTAAAATACACTTTATTTCTCCACAATCTTCTCCACAGAATAAATCCCCATTTGAACACATATGAACATAGTTATCCACGTTATCCACAATTATATGTTTATTAGTCCACATAGTTATCCATTATGTATCCGTTTACCATTCACAGGTTACAAATGTTACTAACAATCTATCCACAAACTGTGCATAAGTACGAACGTTCCCTCTTGACAAACGAATATTCGTCTAACAAAAAAACACACAATTTGCTGAAAGTTAGCAAATTGTGTGCATCTTCATTAATTCCATGATTTTAATGACATTCCAGGTCGACCATTCATACTAGAATCACTTCGAACACCACTTTTCCACATCTCATAGCCAGCCGCGGCAATCATCGCCGCATTATCTGTGCACAATGAAATAGGTGGAACATAAAAAGGAATTCCTTCTTTTTCAAGTGCAGCAGTCAATGAGTTTCGCAGTCCTTGATTGGCAGCTACACCACCTGCTGCAATCACTTGCTTCACATCATATTCTTTTGCCGCTTTCACTGTCTTGACTGTCAGTACGTCGACAACACTTTGTTGAAAGCCCGCCGCAACATGATCATGATTGATCTTTCCGCCTTTTTGCTCGATATTATGCTTATAATTGATAACTGCAGATTTCAGTCCACTAAAACTGAAATCATACGAATCTTTTTCAAGCCAAGCGCGTGGGAAGTCAATACTTTCATCACTCGCTAGCGCCAACCGATCTACTTGTGGACCTCCTGGATAAGGCAAACCAAGTACACGAGCTACTTTATCATAGGCTTCGCCCGCAGCATCATCACGCGTTTCACCGATCAATTCGAATGAACCATGTGATTTCATGACGACAAGCTCGGTATGACCCCCTGAGACGATGAGCGCCAGCAAAGGAAACTCCATCTCATGAATCAATTGGTTGGCATAGACATGGCCTGCAATATGATGCACACCAATCAATGGTAACTGATTCGCAAATGCAAAAGCCTTCGCTGCATTGATACCGATCAACAGGGCTCCTACTAATCCAGGCCCTTCTGTCACAGTGACCGCTTCCAAATCACTTGGTACAAGCTTGGCTTCATTCAATGCTTCCTCAATTACCAGTGTAATTTGTTCCACATGTAGACGCGAAGCTATTTCGGGAACGACACCCCCGAATTGCTTTTGTTGCTGAATTTGTGACGAAACAATAGATGAAATAATTTCCGTACCATTTTTCACTATAGAAGCTGCTGTTTCATCACAGCTTGTTTCAATACCTAAAATATAATGATCTTTATCCATTAGAATTCCACCCACATGACGAGTCCATCTTCATGGTCGTCTGTATAATAGTTTTTCCTGATACCGCCTTCTTGAAAACCTAACTTACGATACAACATCCGTGCTGGCTCATTACTCACACGCACTTCAAGCGTCATGGACTTCACTTCATTCAAGCGGCACAACTCCATTGCTTGGCGCATCAGATCCTCTCCATAGCCTTTACCTCGGTAAGCCGAAAGTACGGCCACATTGGTAATATGACATTCATCGAGAACAATCCACATACCGCAATGCCCAATCACTTCACCGTCTAAATCCGCTACAATATAATGCGCATATTCATTTCCTGTTAATTCATGCTCGAAAATCTCTTCTGTCCAAGGCGTCGCAAACGATTCGAGTTCTATTCCCGCAACCGCTGGAATATCCTCATACGTCATCTTTCGGAATAGCACTTCATTACTCATGGGAAGACTCCTTCTTCACCAAATTAGCTTCTGCCTCAGTAATCCGCTTATACTGTGGCGTAAACGTATGGACCGTTTCGGGTTGGTTCTCACTTTGCGCTAGTAAGATAGCAGAAGATGCACGTGGCACATTTAATGCAAATGAAGCAATATATGCTTGCTCTCCAAGATGCTCACGAATAATTGATTCATACAATTTCACATCTTCTCCAACAAATAAAACCGTCTCTTCATACTCTTTTAACTTCTCCAACAGCTCTGCAAGTGCACAGTGCTGATCTTCTAACACATTGACCAATTCAGTCCCCTTCGCTCGATAGACACCTGTGTAAACGTTAGATCTTCTAGCATCCATTATGGAACAGATCAGACCGTTGAACAGTTGTCCATTCACCGCTAAAGCCTTTAGACTCGATACACCATAAAGAGGCTTATCAAGCGTCCAAGCTAGCGTCTTCGCAATTGTCACGCCAATCCGAACGCCTGTATACGAACCAGGGCCCTCAGAAACAGCAATAGCGTCTATTTCCGAAGGAGTAATACTAGCTTTACGACACGCCTCTTCCACTGCTGGCATCGCACATAGCGAATGATTAATCTTCATCATGCTTGACTCTTCGATAAGTAATACATCATCTTTAACGATTGCTACAGATAAAGGTGAATTTGCTGTATCTATACCTAACCATATCATGTAAAAATCTCCTCACAAATACGTGTAAATCGTTCACCTTTTGGCGTACATTCAACTCTACGGGAATCGGGCCCCGTATGATGGATGACCAATTCTAATCGATGTTCAGGCAACTCTTCTTCAATAAATTGTGCCCATTCCACCACAGAAATCGCATCTCCATAAAACAGTTCGTCCCAACCTAAGTCTTCCTCGC encodes the following:
- the tsaD gene encoding tRNA (adenosine(37)-N6)-threonylcarbamoyltransferase complex transferase subunit TsaD; the protein is MDKDHYILGIETSCDETAASIVKNGTEIISSIVSSQIQQQKQFGGVVPEIASRLHVEQITLVIEEALNEAKLVPSDLEAVTVTEGPGLVGALLIGINAAKAFAFANQLPLIGVHHIAGHVYANQLIHEMEFPLLALIVSGGHTELVVMKSHGSFELIGETRDDAAGEAYDKVARVLGLPYPGGPQVDRLALASDESIDFPRAWLEKDSYDFSFSGLKSAVINYKHNIEQKGGKINHDHVAAGFQQSVVDVLTVKTVKAAKEYDVKQVIAAGGVAANQGLRNSLTAALEKEGIPFYVPPISLCTDNAAMIAAAGYEMWKSGVRSDSSMNGRPGMSLKSWN
- the rimI gene encoding ribosomal protein S18-alanine N-acetyltransferase, producing MSNEVLFRKMTYEDIPAVAGIELESFATPWTEEIFEHELTGNEYAHYIVADLDGEVIGHCGMWIVLDECHITNVAVLSAYRGKGYGEDLMRQAMELCRLNEVKSMTLEVRVSNEPARMLYRKLGFQEGGIRKNYYTDDHEDGLVMWVEF
- the tsaB gene encoding tRNA (adenosine(37)-N6)-threonylcarbamoyltransferase complex dimerization subunit type 1 TsaB, with protein sequence MIWLGIDTANSPLSVAIVKDDVLLIEESSMMKINHSLCAMPAVEEACRKASITPSEIDAIAVSEGPGSYTGVRIGVTIAKTLAWTLDKPLYGVSSLKALAVNGQLFNGLICSIMDARRSNVYTGVYRAKGTELVNVLEDQHCALAELLEKLKEYEETVLFVGEDVKLYESIIREHLGEQAYIASFALNVPRASSAILLAQSENQPETVHTFTPQYKRITEAEANLVKKESSHE